The following are from one region of the Plutella xylostella chromosome 21, ilPluXylo3.1, whole genome shotgun sequence genome:
- the LOC125490234 gene encoding uncharacterized protein LOC125490234 has product MAHIESCLNEVCIISTEGKLNSDQKLRIATLCRKIGAGTSQMAVQYQSVKQHAISAQEKIEHLYEQGGVRKCLEALNTSIQDVCKKQPISTSSQPSFADVIKKGNNQVIRPSNSSSIAIFPANKEKSSEDTKNLVQKIISPEELKLHVSSVRKTKHGGVIISTERKEDIQKLKQCEKFNSSGLTISEVSKRKPRIVIIDVPNNLSNNQVIDYLYEQNIADHFPNSERESIVSNIKLSHLSGKKGGLYSNYILEVPADVRKLLISQRRVYLHWSSCPVRDYTYVSRCFKCQQYGHSAKFCREPESTCGHCGQVGHTIKECPQTTEPPVCATCLRFKKPSDHKTGEEACPARKFAELKMINSTDYEVPTSGLI; this is encoded by the exons ATGGCCCATATAGAAAGTTGTCTAAATGAGGTCTGCATTATCTCTACTGAAGGAAAACTTAATTCGGACCAGAAGTTACGAATAGCCACCCTATGCCGTAAGATTGGTGCTGGGACCTCACAAATGGCTGTGCAATATCAATCAGTGAAGCAGCACGCGATCTCAGCCCAGGAGAAGATAGAGCATCTTTATGAACAAGGAGGTGTACGAAAGTGTCTCGAAGCCCTCAACACTTCAATCCAAGACGTGTGCAAGAAGCAGCCGATTTCAACAAGCAGCCAGCCTTCCTTTGCGGATGTTATCAAAAAGGGTAACAACCAGGTCATTAGACCTTCAAACTCCAGCTCTATAGCCATTTTCCCAGctaataaagaaaaaagtaGTGAAGATACCAAAAACTTAGTCCAAAAAATAATCAGCCCTGAAGAACTAAAACTGCACGTGAGTAGCGTAAGAAAAACAAAGCACGGCGGTGTCATTATAAGCACTGAAAGAAAGGAAGACATCCAGAAACTGAAGCAATGCGAAAAGTTCAACTCTTCTGGCCTAACTATCTCAGAGGTCAGCAAACGGAAACCAAGAATTGTTATTATTGATGTCCCCAATAACTTAAGTAATAATCAAGTAATAG attacTTATATGAACAGAATATAGCTGACCATTTCCCAAACTCAGAACGAGAGTCCATAGTAAGCAATATTAAACTAAGTCATCTCTCAGGAAAGAAAGGAGGCCTATATTCTAACTATATTTTGGAAGTCCCAGCTGACGTAAGGAAACTACTGATATCACAGCGTCGAGTATATCTTCACTGGTCATCATGCCCCGTTAGAGACTACACATATGTCTCGAGGTGCTTCAAGTGCCAGCAATATGGCCACTCAGCCAAATTTTGCCGAGAGCCCGAGTCAACTTGTGGTCACTGCGGACAAGTCGGCCATACCATCAAAGAGTGCCCCCAGACAACTGAGCCCCCAGTATGTGCGACGTGCCTCCGCTTCAAAAAACCTAGTGACCATAAAACCGGCGAGGAAGCCTGTCCAGCTAGGAAATTTGCCGAATTGAAGATGATCAACTCTACTGATTATGAGGTCCCTACGAGTGGTCTAATTTAA
- the LOC105385609 gene encoding retinoid-inducible serine carboxypeptidase — protein MLLPVIVVVSLCLFQNVNCDFGTNKQSYGFVDTREGAHMFYWLFYTTADVPNYTQRPLVVWLQGGPGGSSTGIGNFEILGPLDLSLQPRNYTWVNDFNVLFLDNPVGTGFSYVDNFSYLTTDNEQIADDFVAFMRGFYLKHPEFEGVPLYIYGQSYGGKMAVDMAIKMKEAESASTINSNLRGIAMGNAWIHPVNLTSTWGPLLLAAGLVDQAGHDAIQDQALMAERLFEEGRFEESTAQWARTQSEVFARTGNVDFYNILTKMPNRRSGRDARSDIALTRDMLITSRHYGASRQEWDLYQLMNTQVKPALGVPAHVVWDSQSNAVFNYLRGDFMKPVTDGIEKLLNETDIIVMKYNGNLDLICDTPGQLMWVDRLQWSGAEQFSRAEREPVWEDGRLEGYYQSYGNFRFFYINVAGHSVPRDNPQGSKAFLRDMTSFG, from the exons ATGTTACTACCAGTTATTGTTGTGGTCAGTCTGtgtttatttcaaaatgtGAACT GCGACTTCGGCACAAACAAGCAGAGCTACGGCTTCGTGGACACTCGCGAGGGCGCGCACATGTTCTACTGGCTATTCTACACCACCGCTGACGTGCCCAACTACACGCAGCGCCCTCTAGTGGTGTGGCTGCAAGGCGGGCCAGGAGGGTCGTCCACCGGCATAGGGAACTTTGAGATATTGGGGCCGCTGGACTTGAGTTTGCAGCCAAGGAATTATACTTGG GTGAATGACTTCAACGTTCTGTTCCTTGACAACCCGGTCGGCACTGGGTTCAGCTACGTCGATAACTTCTCCTACTTGACTACCGACAATGAACAAATCG CCGATGACTTTGTTGCGTTCATGCGTGGATTCTACCTGAAACATCCCGAGTTTGAGGGCGTCCCACTGTATATCTACGGACAATCTTACGGAGGCAAAATGGCTGTTGACATGGCTATAAAAATGAAAGAG GCAGAATCGGCATCAACAATAAACTCGAACCTCCGCGGCATAGCCATGGGCAACGCGTGGATCCACCCCGTGAACCTGACCAGCACGTGGGGCCCCCTGCTACTCGCTGCTGGCCTGGTAGACCAAGCCGGCCACGACGCCATACAGGACCAGGCGCTCATGGCTGAGAGGCTGTTCGAGGAAGGGAGGTTTGAGGAGTCTACGGCGCAGTGGGCCAGGACGCAGTCAGAGGTGTTTGCAAGGACGGGCAATGTGGATTTCTATAATATTCTGACGAAGATGCCGAATAGAAGATCGGGGCGAGATGCGAGGAGTGATATTG CCCTAACCCGCGACATGCTGATCACGAGCCGCCACTACGGCGCCAGCAGACAGGAGTGGGACCTGTACCAGCTCATGAACACGCAAGTGAAGCCGGCACTAGGGGTGCCGGCGCACGTGGTGTGGGACAGCCAGTCGAATGCCGTGTTTAATTATTTGAGGGGGGACTTTATGAAGCCGGTTACTGATGGAA tTGAAAAACTCCTCAATGAGACGGACATCATAGTGATGAAGTACAACGGCAACTTGGACCTGATCTGCGACACTCCAG GTCAACTAATGTGGGTAGACCGTCTCCAGTGGTCTGGCGCTGAACAGTTCTCGCGGGCGGAGCGAGAGCCAGTATGGGAGGACGGCCGCCTGGAAGGGTACTACCAGTCGTATGGCAACTTCCGCTTCTTCTATATTAACGTTGCTGGACATAGT GTACCGCGAGACAATCCACAAGGATCCAAGGCCTTTCTACGCGATATGACTTCGTTTGGCTAA